In bacterium, the DNA window GCAGGGCAGTCGTCAAAGCATGCGAATTATTAGGCTTTCAGCCCAATATCATCCATTGCAATGATTGGCAAACCGGTTTAATCCCCGCGTATCTAAAAATCACAGAATCGGAAAACCCCTTTTTTAAAGGCACAAAAACCTTATACACCATCCACAATCTGGCGTATCAGGGCGCGTTCTGGCATTTTGATATGAAATTAACAGGCCTGCCCTGGTCGGTTTTCAGTTCCGAAGGCCTTGAATTTTTCGGGATGCTTAATTTCATGAAGTCGGGAATAGTGTTTTCGGACGCGATAAGCACCGTAAGTAAAAACTACAGCAAAGAAATTCAGACCGAACGGCACTCCTTTGGAATGGAAGGCATACTCCGAAAACGCAAAAAGGATATATATGGAATCATCAACGGGGTAAATTACGGCGAATGGAATCCGGAAACGGATAAACATATAAAAGAAAATTACTCCGCCCTGAATATAAACGGTAAAAAGGCCTGCAAAAAAGACCTCCTTGAGGAATTCGCCATATCATCACCCGAAGCCCTGCCTGTTATAGGCATAGTTTCCCGGCTGGCAGAACAAAAAGGAATAGATTTGATTATTGATGCGATTCCGGAAATATTAAGCATGGATGTTGCGCTTCTCATACTGGGAAAAGGAGACGACAAATACCATTTGACTTTATGCAGGCTTGCAAATGCGCACAGGAACAAACTGGGTATAAAACTCGAATTCAACGAACCTCTTGCGCATAAAATAGAAGCAGGATGTGATTTTTTTCTTATGCCTTCCAGGTATGAGCCTTGCGGGCTGAACCAGATATACAGCCTCAAATACGGGACTATCCCGATAGTAAGCGCGACCGGCGGACTGGATGACACCATATTAAACTACAACCCGCTGACCGGCGCGGGCAACGGTTTCAAATTCAAAAAATACGGCAAAGAGGCAATGCTGGAAAAAATCGCTGAAGCCCTGAAAATAACCGGAGACGAAAGGCATAAGACGCAAATAATCAAAAACGGCATGAACTGCGATTTTTCATGGAACAAATCCGCCAAACAATACGAGACATTATATAAAACAATCATTAAAAAAGGAAATACGGCGTAATGTCGGAAATAAGAAAAGACCCTATTGTAAACAGATGGATAATAATAGCTACGGACAGGAAAAACCGGCCGAATGATTTTTCCGTTTACGAAGAAAACGAGGATTTAAAATACTGTCCTTTCTGCGAAGGCAACGAAAAGATGACCACTCCGGAGATAACGGCTGTAAGAAAACCTGATTCCGCCCCGAATTCCGCTGGCTGGGATTTAAGGGTCATCCCGAATAAATTTCCGGCTTTGAGGGTGGAAAATGAGCTGAAGAAAAGCAAAACAGGCATATACGAATCCCTCAGCGCCACAGGAGCTCACGAACTTATCATAGAATCCCCGGACCATAACAAAGATCTGCGCCAATTTTCCGAAGAAAAAATATACAGCATACTGACAAACATAAAAAACAGGATATCGGACCTGAGAAATGATATCAGGCTTCAGCATATTATTGTTTTCAAAAACGTAGGGCCGAAAGCGGGAGCGACGCTGAAGCACCCGCATTTTCAGTTAATCGCGATGCCCGTTATACCCAAGAGGGCGATGGAAGCCTTGACGGGAGCGCGGGATTATTTTAAAGTTCACAAAAAATGCGTCTTTTGCGACATTATCCGGCAGGAAACGGAAATCGGGGACAGGATAGTGGATTCCAACAACGAATTTCTTTCATTTTGCCCGTACGCGTCCAGATTTCCATTTGAAACCTGGATTATCCCCAAAAATCACGCCTCCGATTTTGACCGCGCCGAAGAGGAGCATCTTATGTATCTCAGCCGCATAATGAAAAACACGCTCAATAAACTGCATAAAGCATTAAGAGACTTCCAGTACAACCTGCTTATCCATACATCTCCCCTTCAATCCGGTTCTTCTGAGAGCTTCCACTGGCACATAGAAATATTTCCGAGAATAGTAAAGACGGCGGGTTTTGAATGGGGGACAGGCTTCTTTATCAATTCAACCCCTCCCGAAGAAGCCGCTAAATTTTTACGGGAGATATAAAAATTGAGCAGCCTGCACATTGCTTTCGTCTGGCATATGCACCAGCCTTGCTACAAACACCCCGAAACAGATTGTTATCTGCTTCCATGGGTCAGGCTTCATGCCGTAAAAGGATATTACGACATGGCAAGACTGCATGAAGATTTTCCCTGTTTTCGCTCAACATTTAATTTTTCGGGTTCGCTTCTTAACCAATTGTCGGAATATGCTTCCGGCAAAATCAAAGAAACCTTTCTGCAGCTTTCCCTGAAACCCGCATCTGATCTCCGGGAAAAAGAAAAACAGGAAATCCTGTGGAACTTTTTTTCGCTAAACTGGGAAACCATGGCAGACCCCTTTCCCGGATACAAAAAACTCCTCCTGATCCGCAAACAGATAAAATCCAGGCAGGATGCGCTAAGCTACGCGGAAAAGATCTCAAACCAGGATATACTGGATTTACAAGTCTGGTTCAATCTCGCGTGGATGGGGCATTATGCGGTAAAAGATTACCCGTATTTGAACGAATTAAGGAAGAAAGGCCATTCTTTTTCCGAGAAAGATAAAACCGATATCATAAAAACCCAGTTTGAAATAATCGGCAAAGTCATACCTCTTTACAAAAAACTGCAGGACAGGAAACAGATTGAAATCAGTATAAGCCCGTTCAATCATCCTATACTGCCTTTATTGATTAACTCCGGGTACGCTGTTAAATCGGAACCGGCAACCGTTCTTCCGGACAATAATTTCCGCCATCCTGAAGACGCCCTGAACCAGATAAAAAAAGCTGTTGATGAATACATTCTTCATTTCAACAGGAAACCTCTGGGCCTGTGGCCGTCTGAAGGTTCTGTATGCGATGAAATCATACCTATGCTGTCCCGGAACGGTTTTATATGGACAGCCGCCGATGAAGAAATATTAAGTAAAACCTTAAAAGAGAATTATGAAAAAAGATCACTTTACCGGCCCTACAGGCTTAAGATAGGGGATGCAGAGATAAATATTATATTCAGAGACCATACGCTTTCAGATAAAATCGGCTTTGTTTACAGCCATATGGATCCGGATAAAGCCTCTGACGATCTTATTGCCTGCATTTCTTCAATCTCCGATATTACCGCCGGCGGCGGAACTCCGGGATTGGTTTCCCTTATCCTGGACGGAGAAAATCCATGGGAATATTATCATAAAGGCGGAATCGATTTTTTAAACAGATTATTCTCCAAAATCAGCGAATCGGAAAAACTCAGGAGTACTACGGTTTCGGATTTTATCATGGATAACAAACCCCGCTCCATTCTAAAAAACATCTTTCCCGGGTCCTGGATTTCCCATAATTTCAGGATATGGATAGGGGATAAGTATAAAAACCAGGCATGGGATATACTCGCTGATGTCAGAAACCTTATTGAAGAAAAGGCGGCGGGGAATCAAGATGCTAAGTTAAAAACCGGCATACTTGAAAAGCTTTATATTGCAGAGGCCAGCGATTGGTTCTGGTGGTACGGGGACATCAACACAAGCGAATTCGATGACCTTTTTGACGGGCTTTTCAGGGCTAATGTGATATCTATATATAAAAGGTTGAATAATCCCGTGCCCGAACACGTATATACGCCTATAACCGAGACAACCGACAACAACCCCGAAATAAAAATACCCTCCGATTACATTCACCCCTTAATCGACGGGCAAATATCGGATTTTTATGAATGGAGAAGCGCGGCATATTATCAGTCAGTCGAAAGGTCCGGCGCCGCTATGCACAGGGCAACCTCGATGTTTACGGGTTTTTACTATGGATTTAACAAGGACAGCGTTTTTTTCAGAATAGATCCGGAAAAGAGATTCATTCAAAAAAGAAGTTTGCTTGGGGATATCGCATTACGTTTTTCCTTTTCTTATTTTCAAAAAGAATCAGCGGAATTTATATTAACCTTCGAACCCCTGGAGCTTCTTATCAAAAGCGCGTCATCCGGCAAGGATGTTTCTCTGAAAAACAATATCTCTTTCGGAAACATAATCGAATTTGCCGTGCCGCTCGGATATATCGGGAAAAAAAACATCAAACTGCTGGACCTCAAAATTTTTATCCTCGAAAAAAAGGTTTTAATCGATCAGGTGCCTTCATCAGGATACCTCCGGGTGATGCTTCCTTCCATTGAATTCGAAAGCAGGATATGGTCTGCCTGAAGAAATTTAACCTTAAAGTATCCTTGCAGATTTTCCCTCATTATTATAGACTTTTATAAAACGCGGGCCAAACCGATGGAATGCAATAACAGGCAAAAAAATACAACTAACTGCAATTGTTCATATGAACCATGCTCAAGAAAAGGTATCTGCTGCGAATGCATAAGATACCATCTGGCAATGAAAGAACTGCCGGCCTGTTGTTTCCCGGACGACGCGGAAAAAACTTATGACAGGTCCTTCGAACACTTCATACGGATACATAAAAAAGGCCAGGTTACAAAATGAAAAAAATTTTCTTTTTTATATTTCTTTCAATCATCCTATTGTCATTTCCGGTTTTTTCGGCGGATGAAAATGAAGAGGAAACGATAAAGGCCGTTTCCGCCTGGCTATATGAATATAAGGGAAGCCAGCTTGTCGTTTCTTTTTTTAATCCGCAGGACATGCACGAATTGGAACATAGATGGGAAAGAATCACAAAGAGCGAAATAACAATAGCTATGATATACATTAACAATATCGAAGGCAAAAAAGACGTCCTTTTCGATACACAGTACGGGGGAGTGAAAGTTGTCACTTTCGATGGAGCCGTATTCGAAGCCTATGACGCCAGGAAGACCGCGGCATGGATAATGGGCGATGAGTTTTTACTTGAATTCTCCGCGGCTAACGTGCCGGTCGGAAAAACGGATAAGCGAATGATAATGTTTTACGGCACATTTGACCCGATGAACATAGAATCCGCGGGAATCTGCATGGGAGGAGGGTCTCTCTGGGGGCTTAAATCCAAGAAAACAAAAAAATACAAGCCGATGTCCTACATAAACCCCAAAGACCTTGATTCCGGCCAATAATCATTAAAAACAGCCATCCGGCCGCTACAAGCATATCTTGCGGCAGACAATCATCCTTAATAGGGAAAGAACTGTCCACAGCTAAGCCTATATTACTAACAACATTCATCCACAGTATTTCCACAGGAGATTTCCACAAATTCATAACTTCTTATACAATAGAGTGTTATGTATTTTTTTGAGGGGCATTTGCTATATGCTTATGTTTACATAAGATATATTATCGGACGTTGTAAAAGTTGTGCTGTAAACCCCATTATTCTTCCTAAGGAGAAATTTATATAACTGATTTGCCTGCGTTCCCGGTCATAATTCTAGTTATAGGATGTTTTACTAAACGTCCTATAACGTAGCTGAATTATGACCCATCATTTGCATAATTCAAACAACTTTTACAACATCCGATAATATCCTGAAAGATTATACGACATACTTCGAATATCCTATAATCTTCAGTTTTTTAACAAGTGCTTTTGTTTCTTTAATAGATTCCTATTCGGACGTTACGAAAGTCCCTTAAAACAGGGGTTATAATTCTAGTTATAGGATGTTTTACTGAACGTCCTATAACGTAGCTGAATTATGACCCGCCTTTCTCTTTAACGTACGATAACGTATATGAATTATGGCGCTACCCTTAAAATACACACGGCCCGCTCCCCCATGTTAAAATAAAAAAACGGGGTTATAGAATGGATTTATCTATAACCCCTGATTTCAATCCGACAATACCGCTTTATCCTACCAATTCCGGATTATACACGCTTGTGCTGTTTCTTCCGTTAAGTTTGGAAAAATATAAGGCTTTATCCGTCTTTTTCCTTAAATCCTCTTCATCCTGTATCACATGCTCGGGAAACGAAGCTATGCCGGCGCTTATTGTAATTTTTATATTATGCTCTTCATATTTAAAAATATGGCTTTCAACCGCTTTTCTTACCCTTTCCGCGAATCTTTCCGCGTCCGCCGCGGAAGTAACCGGCGCTATTATAATATATTCATCGCCGGAAGGCCGGAATATCACATCGTTATATCGTTTGCATTCAACCATAATATCCGCGATTTTTTGCAGCACATAATCGCCTGCGGCATGTCCGTATTGATCGTTAACCTTTTTAAACAAATCCACATCCACTCCGATACAGCTCAATGACAGCGAATAGCGTTTTGACTTGTTCATCTCCTGGCGGAGATATGAATTCAGATGCCTTAGATTGAACAATCCCGTTAGCTCGTCTTTTATCGCCATTTCCGCCAGTTCTATATTCTTTTTTCTGAGTTCATCGTGCAGTCTTTTCATCCTTATCATGTTTTTAACCCGCGCCATTAATTCCTGCGGAGCTACCGGTTTAACCAGAAAATCAT includes these proteins:
- the glgA gene encoding glycogen synthase GlgA, which produces MNILFAASEIRPFAKTGGLADVAGSLPDELKKLGHDIRSIMPLYDTVQKNFRDLENCNKPFEITVGDNKYEGNIFAARTSSGAPVYFIKNDLLYMREGLYGERTGNYKDNSSRFIFFCRAVVKACELLGFQPNIIHCNDWQTGLIPAYLKITESENPFFKGTKTLYTIHNLAYQGAFWHFDMKLTGLPWSVFSSEGLEFFGMLNFMKSGIVFSDAISTVSKNYSKEIQTERHSFGMEGILRKRKKDIYGIINGVNYGEWNPETDKHIKENYSALNINGKKACKKDLLEEFAISSPEALPVIGIVSRLAEQKGIDLIIDAIPEILSMDVALLILGKGDDKYHLTLCRLANAHRNKLGIKLEFNEPLAHKIEAGCDFFLMPSRYEPCGLNQIYSLKYGTIPIVSATGGLDDTILNYNPLTGAGNGFKFKKYGKEAMLEKIAEALKITGDERHKTQIIKNGMNCDFSWNKSAKQYETLYKTIIKKGNTA
- the galT gene encoding galactose-1-phosphate uridylyltransferase, giving the protein MSEIRKDPIVNRWIIIATDRKNRPNDFSVYEENEDLKYCPFCEGNEKMTTPEITAVRKPDSAPNSAGWDLRVIPNKFPALRVENELKKSKTGIYESLSATGAHELIIESPDHNKDLRQFSEEKIYSILTNIKNRISDLRNDIRLQHIIVFKNVGPKAGATLKHPHFQLIAMPVIPKRAMEALTGARDYFKVHKKCVFCDIIRQETEIGDRIVDSNNEFLSFCPYASRFPFETWIIPKNHASDFDRAEEEHLMYLSRIMKNTLNKLHKALRDFQYNLLIHTSPLQSGSSESFHWHIEIFPRIVKTAGFEWGTGFFINSTPPEEAAKFLREI
- a CDS encoding glycoside hydrolase family 57 protein; translation: MSSLHIAFVWHMHQPCYKHPETDCYLLPWVRLHAVKGYYDMARLHEDFPCFRSTFNFSGSLLNQLSEYASGKIKETFLQLSLKPASDLREKEKQEILWNFFSLNWETMADPFPGYKKLLLIRKQIKSRQDALSYAEKISNQDILDLQVWFNLAWMGHYAVKDYPYLNELRKKGHSFSEKDKTDIIKTQFEIIGKVIPLYKKLQDRKQIEISISPFNHPILPLLINSGYAVKSEPATVLPDNNFRHPEDALNQIKKAVDEYILHFNRKPLGLWPSEGSVCDEIIPMLSRNGFIWTAADEEILSKTLKENYEKRSLYRPYRLKIGDAEINIIFRDHTLSDKIGFVYSHMDPDKASDDLIACISSISDITAGGGTPGLVSLILDGENPWEYYHKGGIDFLNRLFSKISESEKLRSTTVSDFIMDNKPRSILKNIFPGSWISHNFRIWIGDKYKNQAWDILADVRNLIEEKAAGNQDAKLKTGILEKLYIAEASDWFWWYGDINTSEFDDLFDGLFRANVISIYKRLNNPVPEHVYTPITETTDNNPEIKIPSDYIHPLIDGQISDFYEWRSAAYYQSVERSGAAMHRATSMFTGFYYGFNKDSVFFRIDPEKRFIQKRSLLGDIALRFSFSYFQKESAEFILTFEPLELLIKSASSGKDVSLKNNISFGNIIEFAVPLGYIGKKNIKLLDLKIFILEKKVLIDQVPSSGYLRVMLPSIEFESRIWSA
- a CDS encoding DUF6485 family protein, whose protein sequence is MECNNRQKNTTNCNCSYEPCSRKGICCECIRYHLAMKELPACCFPDDAEKTYDRSFEHFIRIHKKGQVTK
- a CDS encoding diguanylate cyclase — protein: MEKRILIVDNDLEIIYLLRLLLESEGYNVSIARSGEEALSEFKFNDNFPDVVCIDIMIPDSDGYKICHQIKEITKFSDYVPIICMTAKGDLETKIKGFEEGCDDFLVKPVAPQELMARVKNMIRMKRLHDELRKKNIELAEMAIKDELTGLFNLRHLNSYLRQEMNKSKRYSLSLSCIGVDVDLFKKVNDQYGHAAGDYVLQKIADIMVECKRYNDVIFRPSGDEYIIIAPVTSAADAERFAERVRKAVESHIFKYEEHNIKITISAGIASFPEHVIQDEEDLRKKTDKALYFSKLNGRNSTSVYNPELVG